From Parabacteroides pacaensis, a single genomic window includes:
- a CDS encoding glycosyl hydrolase gives MKSVLLLTFLFFSTWAGVAQSQKGRGYPSQDKNIDVRTEFIHPPKGYGNVPFYWWNGDTLNQERLKEQLDILSASATDGFAVSYIHTDPGVDTLFNKNGYGLYGKTEPGRPEVFSDEWWKIWNWFSGECARRDLGAGLDDYTVGWIGNGYYPDELASEDRFKNYKGELVIDTQTLQGGETFTCKIPDNLVTIVAWPGKIELTKQIKDNRIVWKVPKGKPCQVYVVTAKEGYVLHPDYGKELVNVYFNRFESKMDQDGRAGMNYFFQDELSYPIKILSWSDDFQQEFKQRKGYDLTPYLPALKEYIGTETPRIRLDYCEVLFDLAEERYFKPIYNWHAERGLIYGCDNLSRGRNPLAYIDYFRAISWFTAPGNDAPARGSSFLETKISSSISHVYNRPRTWLEAFHSMGWGSSGEWLTQQIDHHFVAGGNLVCMHGLYYSTHGGWWEWAPPCFHFRMPYWPHMKQWLKYVERMSYILSQGKHVCDIALMYPTESMQAYPDATPKVSFDLALQLSNAGLDYDFIDFRSLRNAVPENRSLRIETGKYQVLVLADMKAMHFSSLQKILAYYRSGGIVLATGNLPQASNRIGEQDKKVNQIVKEIFGLTAQEAAQGKTASKQKNAAGGIGWYVKEGPIEKHITTLITPDFVPAANGGKVLHRKIGEKDLYMVMNVEKGSECFFRAKGKVELWDAVTGTFTPYPVLRQTEQGTYLQMEKEYTSSYLIVFSPGTPEFRQSHTGEMQQHHQIDLNGKWEVELLPTLNNKWGDFRLPAFDGYIGAEARSFHYSPEEGKGGNWQMPDFDDSKWEENLYGYGPQAEMTSGNEKTPEPVVFSWQWGVWDHPGSQGYHGLKGRINDGFFILSRGKEQQFRTFLYVPENGTYQIVTSGVKPEWIQVNNQIVREKIHLQKGWHPVHIKYAPTPKVDYTSRTGEFKDDRKRSAVVFLPDTVRELPNPDPYSKLISTSWGRVPHLMFDPYGGKYKQWNYRFKSVPGLEEMDFEVHGKNLKVWINGQEIPSEDIRLQHNDPGKKQLNHYKVFLPSGKKEPGIIAFSVEPFIGYQGSAVIAEPVKLKTGIGLLSPGNWSESGALKYYSGGMYYRKVFDVPDIVSGMKALLNLGNVVATCEVKVNGNPVGILMSPPYETDITKHLHPGENKIEVLVYSTLSNHYQSIPTPYRGDAKAGLLGPVSLSFYNQMKK, from the coding sequence ATGAAATCAGTTTTGTTGCTCACATTCTTATTTTTTTCCACATGGGCAGGCGTTGCCCAATCACAAAAAGGAAGAGGGTATCCTTCGCAAGATAAAAATATAGATGTACGGACGGAATTTATTCATCCGCCTAAAGGGTATGGAAATGTCCCTTTTTATTGGTGGAACGGAGACACGTTAAACCAGGAACGTTTAAAAGAACAACTGGATATTCTATCTGCTTCGGCAACCGATGGATTTGCCGTAAGCTATATTCATACCGACCCTGGCGTAGATACGCTTTTCAATAAAAACGGATATGGCTTGTACGGGAAGACAGAACCGGGTAGACCGGAAGTTTTCTCGGATGAATGGTGGAAAATATGGAATTGGTTTTCCGGGGAGTGTGCACGCCGCGATTTAGGTGCAGGGTTGGATGATTACACGGTAGGGTGGATCGGCAATGGATATTATCCGGATGAGTTGGCTTCCGAAGACCGGTTCAAAAATTATAAGGGAGAACTGGTTATCGATACGCAAACCTTACAGGGGGGAGAGACTTTTACTTGTAAAATTCCCGACAACTTAGTAACGATAGTAGCTTGGCCCGGAAAAATCGAATTGACGAAGCAGATAAAAGATAACCGGATTGTATGGAAAGTACCTAAAGGAAAACCCTGTCAAGTATATGTCGTTACAGCTAAAGAGGGCTATGTACTTCATCCGGATTATGGAAAAGAGCTGGTAAATGTATACTTCAACCGGTTTGAATCGAAAATGGATCAAGACGGTCGTGCGGGTATGAATTACTTTTTTCAAGACGAACTCTCGTATCCTATTAAAATTCTATCCTGGTCAGACGATTTCCAACAGGAATTTAAGCAACGGAAAGGGTATGATTTAACTCCTTATTTGCCTGCCCTGAAAGAGTACATAGGAACAGAAACGCCACGCATTCGCTTGGATTATTGTGAAGTACTATTCGACTTGGCTGAAGAACGTTATTTCAAACCCATATACAACTGGCATGCCGAAAGAGGATTAATATATGGATGTGATAATTTGAGCCGCGGTCGTAATCCCCTTGCCTATATAGATTACTTCCGGGCAATAAGTTGGTTTACAGCACCGGGGAATGATGCCCCGGCAAGAGGTTCCAGCTTCCTTGAAACAAAAATATCCAGTTCTATTTCTCACGTATACAACCGGCCCCGTACTTGGCTGGAAGCTTTCCATAGTATGGGCTGGGGGAGTTCCGGAGAATGGTTAACCCAACAAATCGACCATCATTTCGTAGCCGGCGGGAACCTGGTCTGCATGCACGGATTGTATTATTCTACCCACGGCGGATGGTGGGAATGGGCCCCTCCCTGTTTTCATTTCAGGATGCCTTACTGGCCACACATGAAACAATGGCTGAAATATGTAGAACGGATGAGTTATATTCTTAGCCAGGGAAAACACGTCTGCGATATAGCCCTTATGTATCCTACCGAATCCATGCAAGCTTATCCGGATGCCACACCCAAGGTCTCTTTTGATTTGGCTTTACAGCTAAGTAATGCCGGATTGGATTACGATTTTATCGATTTCCGCTCTTTACGGAATGCTGTTCCTGAAAACCGTTCACTCCGGATAGAAACCGGGAAATACCAAGTGCTGGTTTTGGCAGACATGAAGGCCATGCATTTTTCTTCTCTTCAGAAAATATTGGCATATTACCGTTCCGGCGGGATTGTATTAGCTACGGGAAATTTGCCGCAAGCCAGTAACCGGATAGGAGAACAGGATAAGAAGGTAAACCAAATAGTGAAAGAAATTTTCGGGTTGACCGCACAAGAGGCAGCCCAGGGAAAAACGGCTTCAAAACAAAAGAATGCCGCAGGGGGAATAGGTTGGTATGTGAAAGAGGGTCCTATAGAAAAACACATAACGACATTGATTACCCCGGATTTTGTTCCTGCTGCTAACGGAGGAAAGGTACTACACCGTAAAATCGGAGAGAAAGACCTCTATATGGTAATGAACGTAGAGAAAGGATCCGAATGTTTTTTCCGGGCAAAAGGAAAAGTAGAATTATGGGATGCCGTAACCGGAACATTTACACCCTATCCGGTACTCCGTCAAACTGAGCAAGGTACTTATTTACAGATGGAAAAAGAATATACAAGCTCTTACCTGATTGTATTTTCCCCGGGTACTCCGGAATTCCGGCAGTCACATACCGGCGAAATGCAACAACATCATCAGATCGATTTGAATGGAAAATGGGAAGTAGAACTTTTACCCACCTTAAACAACAAATGGGGAGATTTCCGGCTGCCTGCTTTTGACGGATATATCGGGGCAGAGGCACGTTCTTTTCACTATTCTCCGGAGGAAGGAAAAGGCGGGAACTGGCAAATGCCGGATTTTGACGATTCAAAATGGGAAGAAAACCTATACGGATATGGCCCCCAGGCGGAAATGACAAGCGGAAATGAAAAAACACCGGAACCGGTTGTTTTTTCTTGGCAATGGGGCGTATGGGACCATCCCGGTTCCCAAGGCTACCATGGATTAAAAGGAAGAATAAATGATGGGTTCTTCATTTTGAGCCGGGGCAAAGAACAACAGTTCCGCACATTTTTGTACGTACCGGAGAACGGAACTTATCAGATAGTAACAAGTGGAGTAAAACCGGAATGGATACAAGTAAATAACCAAATTGTCCGGGAGAAAATACATTTACAAAAAGGATGGCATCCGGTTCATATAAAATATGCACCTACCCCAAAGGTTGACTATACCTCTCGAACCGGAGAGTTTAAAGACGACCGGAAACGGAGTGCCGTTGTATTTTTACCGGATACGGTACGGGAATTACCCAACCCCGATCCTTACTCCAAATTGATTTCCACCTCTTGGGGTAGGGTCCCGCATTTGATGTTCGACCCTTACGGAGGTAAATATAAGCAATGGAACTATCGTTTTAAAAGTGTTCCCGGCTTGGAGGAAATGGATTTCGAAGTGCACGGAAAAAATCTGAAAGTTTGGATCAACGGACAGGAAATACCTTCGGAAGATATTCGATTACAACATAACGATCCGGGTAAAAAACAGTTGAACCATTATAAAGTATTCTTACCATCCGGTAAAAAAGAACCTGGGATAATTGCGTTTTCGGTTGAACCTTTTATTGGCTATCAGGGAAGTGCCGTGATAGCAGAACCTGTCAAGCTGAAAACCGGCATCGGTTTGCTGTCACCCGGTAACTGGTCGGAAAGCGGAGCCCTGAAATACTATTCGGGAGGCATGTATTACCGGAAAGTTTTTGACGTGCCGGATATTGTAAGCGGAATGAAAGCCTTGCTGAATCTAGGGAATGTGGTAGCTACTTGCGAAGTGAAAGTAAACGGTAACCCGGTAGGTATTTTGATGAGTCCGCCTTACGAAACGGATATTACCAAACACTTGCATCCGGGAGAGAATAAAATAGAAGTACTGGTATATAGTACATTATCCAACCATTACCAGTCTATTCCCACCCCTTACCGGGGAGATGCGAAAGCAGGGTTATTAGGCCCGGTATCTTTGTCTTTTTATAATCAAATGAAAAAATAA
- a CDS encoding alpha-L-rhamnosidase-related protein yields MKQLSFLVIMLLHVLWVHADVNKPLEAQPSSRLSNGHWSAQWITCPGVSPYEYSVYHFRKSLTLDKQPESFIINISADNRYRLFVNGQPVCWGPARGIVFHWYYETVNIASFLHAGENIIAVQVWNMGEWTPGAQQTLKTGLIIQGNTSQEEGINTDSSWKVYQNKSYSPSLDHRQDVGCSDIVKADAYPWGWQTATYQDDDWVAARPIGNGQPYGCGTGYDWVLCPRDIPLMEESLLRMKEIRRMQGWKGDKNFLTDNAPLQIPPHQRVSLLIDQGFLTTAYPELLVSGGKDASVKLTYCEALMKEWQKAHRDSIDNRQVIGMSDIFYPDGGDERLFRPLWFRTYRYIQLDITTQDAPLIINDLHGKYTGYPFKENGYFACDNPLLKEIWTVGWRTARLCAHETYFDCPYYEQLQYVGDTRIQALISLYVDGDDRLMRKAIKMFDYSRSYEGITTSRYPSRTPQYIPPFSLYWVNMVHDYWMHRDDPEFIKSCLPGIKTVLAWFEEKVDNQTGMLGHLPHWNFIDWPKEWPWNNEKPLGGAPPEVIDGGSSILTLQFAYTLKDAVDLFRAFGDMYHAQKYEDLYKVLCKSTLQSCWDNEKSLLGNTKQLNSFSQHANIMGILSDAIPVEKQQAVFEKLNSDPSLIQATFYYRFYLFRALKKVGLAERYVSMLTPWEDMLNIGLTTFAENPEPTRSDCHAWSASPVYDFLATVCGVEPETPGFKSVKIEPHLGELKQIKGAVPHPKGMIEIELRKKNAQLTGVVSLPEGLTGHFNYQGKRLVLHPGKNEIKTR; encoded by the coding sequence ATGAAACAACTATCTTTTTTAGTGATTATGCTCTTGCATGTACTATGGGTACATGCAGACGTAAACAAGCCGTTAGAAGCGCAACCTTCTTCCCGTTTATCGAACGGGCACTGGAGTGCACAGTGGATTACCTGTCCCGGTGTTTCGCCTTACGAGTATAGCGTCTATCATTTCCGAAAGTCGCTCACCTTGGATAAACAGCCCGAATCCTTTATTATTAATATTTCTGCGGATAACCGTTACCGGCTGTTTGTAAACGGACAACCGGTCTGTTGGGGACCTGCCCGGGGGATAGTCTTCCATTGGTATTACGAAACAGTAAACATTGCTTCTTTCCTGCATGCCGGGGAAAATATAATTGCCGTACAAGTATGGAATATGGGGGAATGGACACCCGGAGCCCAACAAACTTTAAAAACAGGATTGATTATTCAAGGGAATACATCACAGGAAGAAGGCATCAATACCGATTCATCCTGGAAAGTATACCAGAATAAATCTTATTCCCCTTCTTTAGATCACCGGCAAGATGTGGGGTGTAGCGATATTGTAAAAGCGGATGCCTACCCTTGGGGATGGCAAACAGCCACGTATCAGGATGATGATTGGGTAGCGGCACGGCCTATAGGAAACGGGCAACCGTATGGATGCGGGACGGGATATGACTGGGTATTGTGTCCGCGCGACATTCCGCTGATGGAAGAAAGTTTATTAAGAATGAAGGAGATCCGTAGGATGCAGGGGTGGAAAGGTGATAAAAATTTCCTGACCGACAACGCTCCTTTGCAAATTCCTCCTCATCAGCGTGTCTCTCTCCTGATAGATCAAGGTTTTCTAACCACAGCTTACCCCGAACTATTAGTTTCCGGAGGGAAAGATGCCTCGGTTAAGTTGACGTATTGCGAAGCTTTGATGAAAGAATGGCAAAAAGCGCATCGGGATTCCATCGATAATCGCCAAGTGATCGGTATGTCTGACATTTTTTACCCGGATGGAGGAGATGAACGTTTGTTCCGTCCTTTGTGGTTCCGGACGTACCGGTATATTCAACTGGATATCACAACGCAGGATGCACCGTTAATTATCAACGATTTACACGGAAAATATACGGGTTACCCATTTAAGGAAAATGGTTATTTTGCATGCGATAATCCTTTACTGAAAGAGATTTGGACGGTTGGCTGGCGTACAGCGCGGCTATGTGCTCATGAGACTTATTTCGATTGTCCTTATTACGAACAATTACAGTATGTAGGAGATACCCGAATCCAGGCATTAATCTCTCTGTATGTAGATGGCGACGACCGGCTGATGCGGAAAGCGATCAAGATGTTTGACTATTCCCGTTCATACGAGGGAATTACGACAAGCCGTTATCCTTCAAGAACTCCGCAATATATTCCTCCGTTTTCACTTTATTGGGTCAATATGGTTCATGATTATTGGATGCACCGGGATGATCCGGAGTTTATAAAAAGTTGCCTGCCCGGAATCAAGACCGTATTAGCTTGGTTTGAAGAAAAGGTAGATAACCAGACCGGTATGCTAGGCCATCTTCCTCATTGGAATTTCATAGACTGGCCGAAAGAATGGCCCTGGAATAATGAGAAACCTTTAGGGGGGGCGCCTCCGGAAGTAATTGATGGCGGTTCTTCCATTCTCACTTTGCAATTCGCTTATACTTTAAAAGATGCTGTCGATCTTTTCCGGGCTTTCGGAGATATGTATCATGCTCAAAAATATGAAGATTTATATAAAGTATTGTGTAAAAGTACTCTACAAAGTTGTTGGGATAATGAAAAATCCTTGTTAGGGAATACTAAACAATTGAACAGTTTCAGCCAGCATGCCAACATCATGGGAATTTTATCCGATGCCATTCCGGTAGAAAAACAACAAGCTGTATTTGAGAAACTGAATAGTGATCCCTCGCTTATCCAAGCTACTTTTTATTATCGTTTTTATTTATTCCGTGCATTGAAAAAAGTGGGATTGGCCGAACGTTATGTCTCGATGTTGACCCCTTGGGAGGATATGTTGAATATCGGCCTTACTACCTTTGCGGAGAATCCCGAACCGACTCGTTCCGATTGCCATGCCTGGAGTGCCAGCCCGGTATACGATTTCCTGGCAACTGTTTGCGGTGTAGAGCCGGAAACACCGGGCTTTAAGTCGGTAAAAATAGAGCCTCATCTAGGTGAATTGAAACAAATAAAAGGAGCCGTCCCTCATCCTAAAGGAATGATTGAAATAGAGCTCCGGAAGAAAAATGCGCAATTGACAGGAGTCGTATCTTTGCCGGAAGGACTAACCGGGCATTTCAATTATCAGGGAAAACGTTTGGTACTTCATCCGGGAAAGAATGAAATAAAAACAAGGTAG
- a CDS encoding carboxypeptidase-like regulatory domain-containing protein, whose protein sequence is MISAFAQNKYFSLIGKVYGEDCILPDKVNTIPLSHAYIQIKELPQKGWLTDIAGYFKIDSLEPGTYHLNVSFVGLEPYDTTLLVNAHLNPICIKLPCYEQEQKASPMLHLIVPENNEREILKRSFWDKYGLRISWSTQENLQKGAQQMSVSEYSYKLNCNQQVFEYLDRTFGYNWRFEAPPGIIGLDEKLDSIIQIQ, encoded by the coding sequence ATGATATCGGCATTTGCACAAAACAAGTACTTCTCACTTATAGGTAAAGTATATGGTGAAGATTGCATACTACCGGATAAAGTAAATACGATTCCACTGAGCCATGCTTATATTCAAATAAAAGAACTGCCCCAAAAGGGGTGGCTGACGGATATAGCCGGATATTTCAAGATAGATAGTTTGGAACCCGGAACATATCATCTTAACGTATCCTTTGTCGGTTTAGAGCCGTATGACACGACCCTTCTTGTAAATGCTCACCTAAACCCTATATGTATCAAACTTCCCTGTTATGAACAGGAGCAAAAGGCTTCACCTATGTTGCACTTGATTGTTCCGGAAAACAATGAACGGGAAATTTTAAAGCGCTCTTTCTGGGATAAGTACGGACTTCGTATAAGTTGGAGTACGCAGGAAAATTTGCAAAAGGGAGCCCAACAAATGAGTGTATCCGAATACAGCTATAAATTGAACTGCAATCAACAGGTCTTTGAGTATTTAGACCGGACATTCGGTTATAATTGGCGGTTCGAAGCTCCTCCGGGTATAATAGGATTAGATGAAAAATTAGATAGCATAATTCAAATTCAATAA
- a CDS encoding DUF5036 family protein — MKTKNLWGIVALFLCSIGFASCGDDDVKEPADTVTLNMLNEENGKTLLGESDVYINKSNNFKTRSSYLVDLGKTSGLGVNAQPQLNNLAQEMAVVPGHLYQVYDKGAIREFPSGKRAVFIGAGCYNMYVVSHLGDSNSPTGAAVKYALFYPETKDLPADETLIGEVNNIGDSIEYALPKDAECVFNNYLSSEINAFNIQITDRKLTITLLEPIDKISGPYGTYGIYLRSGSIFTTIEFNAGMNR, encoded by the coding sequence ATGAAAACAAAAAATCTGTGGGGAATAGTAGCCCTGTTCCTTTGTTCAATTGGCTTTGCAAGCTGTGGTGATGATGATGTCAAAGAACCGGCTGATACCGTTACTCTTAATATGTTAAACGAAGAGAACGGGAAAACACTTTTAGGCGAATCAGACGTTTATATCAATAAATCCAATAACTTTAAAACTCGTTCAAGTTACCTGGTCGATCTCGGGAAAACTTCCGGACTGGGAGTCAATGCCCAGCCGCAATTAAATAATCTTGCCCAAGAGATGGCTGTTGTTCCCGGACATTTATATCAGGTATACGATAAAGGAGCTATCCGTGAATTTCCGTCGGGCAAACGTGCCGTTTTTATCGGAGCCGGCTGTTACAATATGTATGTAGTTTCTCACCTAGGCGATAGTAATAGTCCGACAGGTGCAGCCGTTAAATATGCATTATTCTATCCGGAAACAAAAGATCTTCCTGCAGACGAGACGCTTATAGGAGAGGTTAACAATATAGGAGACTCCATTGAGTATGCATTGCCCAAAGATGCGGAATGTGTCTTTAATAACTACTTAAGCAGCGAAATAAATGCTTTCAATATACAAATAACAGATAGAAAACTAACCATTACTTTATTAGAACCCATTGATAAAATATCTGGTCCCTACGGAACGTATGGAATATACCTTCGTTCAGGATCTATATTTACTACCATCGAATTTAATGCAGGGATGAATAGGTAA
- a CDS encoding acyltransferase family protein, whose protein sequence is MIKPLTSLRFIFALMVFGAHCYVIDPHFSHFLYKEGFVGVSFFFILSGFIIAYNYQRKFQQTAVTKREFWVARFARIYPLHIVTLVLSLLTGGYLLAINWDTILKFCSQLFLVHPFVPQTDYFFSFNSPSWSLGCEQLFYLLFPFLALWLSNTRKLFWVLITVGILTAWGMYFTPEEQIRAYWYVNPLTRLPDFLVGMLLFRLYDKSNQSWSVRRATWFEIGAIILFTVFYYFGSAGMLPKVYRYSVYYWLPVSVILYVFAINKGRISRFLSNKYLVIGGDISYAMYLLHLFILELYKNLGWNYPWQVVIPVLLLITIGLSLLSFYYFEKPMNRYIKNHLK, encoded by the coding sequence ATGATAAAACCCCTTACTTCGTTGCGTTTTATATTTGCTTTGATGGTTTTTGGCGCACATTGTTATGTAATTGATCCGCATTTCTCACACTTTTTGTACAAAGAGGGCTTTGTGGGAGTGAGTTTCTTTTTTATACTCAGCGGGTTTATTATAGCATACAACTATCAACGGAAATTTCAACAAACAGCCGTTACCAAACGGGAGTTTTGGGTGGCTCGTTTTGCAAGGATCTATCCTCTGCACATTGTAACGCTTGTGTTATCTCTTTTGACGGGAGGCTATTTGCTGGCAATAAATTGGGATACGATTCTCAAATTCTGTTCCCAGTTATTTTTAGTGCATCCGTTTGTGCCACAGACAGACTACTTCTTCTCGTTTAATTCACCCTCATGGAGCTTGGGGTGTGAGCAACTGTTTTATTTATTATTTCCTTTTCTAGCTCTATGGTTAAGCAATACCCGTAAATTGTTTTGGGTCTTGATTACGGTGGGAATCTTGACTGCATGGGGAATGTATTTCACCCCAGAAGAGCAGATTCGTGCCTATTGGTATGTCAACCCGCTAACTCGATTGCCCGATTTTCTAGTAGGGATGTTGCTCTTCAGGCTATACGACAAGAGTAACCAGAGTTGGAGCGTGAGACGTGCTACTTGGTTTGAAATAGGGGCAATTATCCTGTTTACAGTGTTTTACTATTTCGGTTCGGCAGGCATGCTCCCAAAAGTGTATCGCTACTCGGTTTACTATTGGCTGCCAGTTTCTGTAATACTGTATGTCTTTGCAATAAACAAAGGGAGAATTTCTCGGTTTTTAAGTAATAAATATCTTGTAATCGGGGGCGACATAAGTTACGCCATGTACTTGTTACATCTCTTTATCTTAGAATTATATAAGAACCTCGGATGGAATTATCCTTGGCAGGTGGTAATACCGGTATTGTTGTTGATTACTATTGGCCTTAGCCTGCTGTCGTTCTACTACTTTGAAAAACCTATGAATAGGTATATCAAAAATCATTTAAAATAA
- a CDS encoding helix-turn-helix domain-containing protein: MESEEIVKDKNCRHHHGHAVKRLRQDKRMSQADLGKEIGMVQSRVCYYESLEKISDDILERFAKVLNVSVDFIKEMEEDKPLMYYIENNTVTNENNTTESGSSLGNINGNSTLNNHIDKSLYTALEQMQKLYESSMQLYNNSMQLYNEHLKSTEEKISTLEKEISRLKEV, encoded by the coding sequence ATGGAAAGCGAAGAAATAGTAAAAGATAAGAATTGCCGGCATCATCACGGCCATGCCGTTAAACGGTTACGTCAAGACAAAAGAATGTCGCAAGCCGATCTGGGTAAAGAGATCGGAATGGTGCAATCCAGGGTTTGTTATTATGAGAGCCTGGAAAAAATAAGTGACGATATCTTGGAACGCTTTGCTAAAGTATTGAACGTATCCGTTGATTTTATTAAAGAAATGGAAGAAGATAAGCCGTTGATGTATTATATTGAAAATAATACGGTTACCAACGAAAATAACACAACTGAAAGCGGCAGTAGTCTTGGAAATATAAATGGAAATAGCACATTAAATAATCACATAGATAAGTCTCTGTATACAGCTTTAGAGCAGATGCAAAAACTCTACGAAAGCAGTATGCAGCTTTACAATAACAGCATGCAGCTTTATAATGAGCATCTGAAATCTACCGAAGAAAAAATAAGCACACTGGAAAAAGAAATTTCCCGGCTAAAAGAAGTCTGA
- a CDS encoding nitroreductase family protein, giving the protein MNLEEVLEFRRSVRVFDKNKPLDPEKVKHCLELATLAPNSSNMQLWEFFQIIKPELLAKISKACLGQSAASTASEIVVFVTRQDLYKKRAKFILHAETDNIRRNSPKERQEKRIKDRELYYGKVMPFLYARFYGLLGFFRILIAKTIGIFRPMMRQVSECDMRVTVHKSCALTAQTFMIAMANEGYDTCPLEGFDSKQIKKLLNLPHGAEIDMVVPCGIRDGNKGIWGDRIRVPFDEVYHRI; this is encoded by the coding sequence ATGAATTTAGAAGAAGTTTTGGAGTTTCGTCGTTCCGTACGAGTATTTGATAAGAATAAGCCATTGGACCCGGAAAAGGTAAAACATTGTTTGGAATTGGCAACCTTGGCACCCAACAGTTCAAATATGCAACTATGGGAATTTTTTCAAATCATAAAACCTGAACTGTTGGCTAAAATTTCAAAAGCCTGTCTTGGCCAATCGGCGGCCTCTACAGCCTCGGAGATTGTTGTTTTCGTCACACGCCAGGACTTATACAAGAAACGGGCAAAATTTATTCTCCATGCGGAAACGGATAATATCCGGCGCAACAGTCCGAAAGAACGTCAGGAAAAACGTATTAAAGATAGAGAATTGTATTATGGAAAAGTAATGCCGTTTCTCTATGCCCGGTTTTATGGGCTCTTAGGTTTTTTCAGGATACTCATAGCTAAGACGATCGGCATTTTCCGCCCCATGATGCGTCAAGTTTCCGAGTGCGACATGCGTGTCACTGTCCATAAATCCTGTGCTTTGACTGCCCAGACATTTATGATTGCCATGGCAAATGAAGGATACGATACTTGCCCCTTAGAGGGATTCGACAGTAAACAAATTAAAAAACTGTTGAATTTACCTCATGGTGCGGAGATCGATATGGTGGTTCCCTGTGGAATCCGGGATGGGAACAAAGGAATCTGGGGAGACCGGATCAGAGTTCCATTTGATGAAGTTTACCATAGAATTTAA
- a CDS encoding type 1 glutamine amidotransferase domain-containing protein yields the protein MNNWNILIMVTSTGMYASGNLRTGLWLSELTHIYDRAKKQGCKITIASPKGGNTPVDPESLRPLYLDKLSKSYWHSAGFKDLLQHTKRLDEVTGQQFGCVYLAGGHGTMYDFPDNTVLQTIIREQYESNRIVAAICHGVSGLLNVKLSNGEYLIKDKKVTGFSWIDEIVARRSKEVPFNLQAALKKRGADYVKAWIPMTSKVVVCGNLITGENPFSSKKMATAVMQQWGKRK from the coding sequence ATGAATAATTGGAATATATTGATAATGGTAACTAGCACAGGTATGTATGCTAGTGGGAATCTGAGAACAGGATTATGGCTTAGTGAGCTTACCCATATATATGATCGGGCAAAAAAACAGGGGTGTAAAATAACCATCGCAAGTCCTAAAGGCGGTAATACGCCTGTCGACCCTGAAAGTTTGAGACCTCTTTATCTGGATAAGCTTTCAAAAAGTTATTGGCATAGCGCAGGGTTCAAAGACCTATTGCAACACACGAAACGTTTGGATGAAGTTACGGGGCAGCAGTTTGGCTGTGTTTATTTAGCAGGAGGCCATGGTACGATGTACGACTTTCCAGACAATACTGTTTTGCAAACAATCATTAGAGAACAGTATGAAAGTAATAGAATCGTAGCAGCCATTTGTCACGGAGTAAGTGGATTGTTGAATGTCAAACTATCCAACGGCGAGTATCTGATAAAAGATAAAAAAGTGACAGGATTCAGTTGGATTGACGAAATTGTTGCCCGGCGAAGCAAAGAAGTACCTTTCAATCTGCAAGCAGCCCTGAAAAAGAGAGGAGCCGATTATGTAAAAGCCTGGATACCCATGACTTCGAAAGTGGTTGTGTGCGGGAATTTAATTACCGGAGAAAATCCGTTTAGTTCCAAGAAAATGGCAACAGCCGTAATGCAGCAATGGGGTAAAAGAAAATAA